In Geobacter anodireducens, a genomic segment contains:
- a CDS encoding transglycosylase produces the protein MIRLSVFILMMLCLAANTASAHAFCFQEAGELYGISPQLLWSIAKVESNFDPGAVNWNRNGTYDFGLMQINSSWAGRLGKTWSGLGDPCTNVKVGAWILAQCVSDYGYTWQAVGCYNSRTPSKRDRYAAKVFRILSEHAGTQPIRQVASAEVVAQDAPWQTVFSRVDR, from the coding sequence ATGATCCGACTGTCGGTATTCATCCTGATGATGCTCTGCCTTGCGGCAAACACTGCAAGCGCCCATGCTTTCTGCTTCCAGGAGGCGGGAGAGCTTTACGGCATCTCGCCGCAGCTTCTCTGGAGCATCGCCAAGGTGGAGAGCAACTTCGATCCGGGGGCCGTGAACTGGAACCGGAACGGCACCTACGATTTCGGGCTCATGCAGATCAACTCCTCCTGGGCCGGACGGCTCGGAAAGACCTGGAGCGGTCTCGGAGATCCCTGCACGAACGTGAAGGTGGGGGCCTGGATTCTCGCTCAGTGCGTCTCCGACTACGGCTACACCTGGCAGGCGGTCGGCTGCTACAACTCCCGCACCCCGTCGAAGCGCGATCGCTACGCGGCAAAGGTGTTCCGGATTCTGTCGGAACACGCCGGGACCCAGCCGATCAGACAGGTGGCCTCGGCCGAGGTCGTAGCGCAAGATGCACCCTGGCAGACGGTGTTCAGCCGTGTTGACCGCTGA
- a CDS encoding LexA family transcriptional regulator, with protein MTDLTARQQKVLDFIARFIQTNGYSPTLRDIAGGMNISSTFGVNRHLDALEKKGFIRRSGAARRRIVLAAQGATSVPLPIVGTVRAGLLHPAIEDIQGYFAVDQGQVKGEGCFLLRVKGDSMIGAGIFDGDLALVRPQPVAENRDTVVVMVEGEATLKWFYRERDRIRLQPANPNMEPIMVGPDKDVSIVGKVIGIYRQLE; from the coding sequence GTGACCGACCTCACGGCACGGCAGCAGAAGGTACTGGACTTCATCGCCCGGTTCATCCAGACGAACGGCTACTCGCCGACTCTGCGGGACATTGCCGGCGGCATGAACATCAGCAGCACGTTCGGCGTGAACCGCCACCTCGACGCCCTTGAGAAGAAGGGCTTCATCAGGAGGTCCGGAGCGGCGCGAAGAAGAATAGTGCTTGCAGCGCAGGGGGCCACATCGGTCCCGCTACCGATCGTCGGCACCGTCCGCGCCGGCCTGCTCCACCCCGCCATCGAGGACATCCAGGGGTACTTCGCTGTCGATCAGGGACAGGTTAAGGGCGAAGGGTGCTTCCTTCTTAGGGTGAAAGGGGACTCGATGATCGGAGCTGGGATTTTCGACGGCGATCTCGCACTGGTCCGTCCGCAGCCCGTCGCGGAAAACAGGGACACGGTGGTCGTCATGGTCGAGGGAGAGGCCACGCTCAAGTGGTTCTACCGGGAGCGCGACCGCATTCGTCTCCAGCCGGCCAATCCCAACATGGAGCCGATCATGGTGGGCCCCGACAAGGACGTCTCGATCGTCGGCAAGGTCATCGGCATATACAGGCAGTTGGAGTAG
- a CDS encoding DNA polymerase IV, whose product MSRVIMHLDMNSFFASVEQAANPELQGKPVVVTGSQQRTVILTASYEARKFGVKTGMMLHEARRLCPDVIMVPADNRKYTHTSAEIMKMMLDYTPLVEVFSIDEAFMDLTNSLSIFGSAENVAYLLKSRIRHRFDITCSIGIAPNKLLAKLASEMKKPDGLTTITPGDVSRVLETMPIKELCGIGRKMERHLNLLGINTCGQLGRFPVDILKRKFGVVGERLHFMGLGVDESPVVPAEDADEVKSVGHSMTLREDITTRADILRFLLQLSEMVGRRARRYRVAGKTIHLTIRYVDFTTFGKQETLSRPVNQSEDIYRGAIQILDSIELEQPVRLLGVRLTNLSYRQDQLPLFEDERRKAFMVHAMDVVNDRFGDFTVTFGSLLAGKEKKGSFVISPAWRPDGIRNVAVK is encoded by the coding sequence ATGAGCCGCGTGATCATGCATCTTGACATGAACAGCTTTTTCGCCTCTGTCGAGCAGGCCGCCAATCCGGAACTGCAGGGCAAGCCCGTTGTCGTCACGGGTTCGCAGCAACGCACGGTAATCCTGACCGCCAGCTACGAGGCCCGCAAGTTCGGCGTCAAGACCGGCATGATGCTCCATGAGGCCCGGAGGCTGTGCCCGGACGTGATCATGGTGCCGGCCGACAACCGCAAGTACACCCACACCTCCGCCGAGATCATGAAGATGATGCTGGACTACACCCCTCTTGTGGAGGTGTTCAGCATCGACGAGGCGTTCATGGATCTGACCAACTCCCTGTCGATCTTCGGAAGCGCCGAGAATGTCGCCTACCTTCTCAAATCCCGGATCAGGCACCGCTTTGACATCACCTGCTCCATCGGCATCGCACCGAACAAGCTCCTGGCAAAGCTGGCCTCGGAGATGAAGAAGCCGGACGGCCTGACGACGATCACCCCCGGGGACGTAAGCCGGGTATTGGAAACCATGCCCATCAAGGAGCTCTGCGGCATCGGCAGGAAGATGGAGCGACACCTGAACCTCCTGGGGATCAATACCTGCGGCCAGTTGGGAAGATTCCCTGTGGACATCCTGAAGCGGAAGTTCGGCGTCGTGGGAGAGAGGCTCCACTTCATGGGGCTCGGTGTTGACGAGTCGCCGGTTGTCCCGGCGGAGGATGCCGACGAGGTGAAATCGGTCGGGCACTCCATGACGTTGAGAGAAGACATTACCACCAGGGCCGACATCCTTCGTTTCTTGCTGCAGCTGTCGGAGATGGTCGGGCGGAGGGCGAGGCGCTACAGGGTTGCCGGCAAGACGATTCACCTCACGATTCGCTATGTGGACTTCACCACCTTCGGAAAGCAGGAGACCCTCTCCCGTCCCGTGAACCAGAGTGAGGATATCTACCGGGGAGCCATCCAGATCCTGGACTCCATCGAACTGGAACAACCAGTCCGCCTGCTCGGGGTGCGGCTGACGAACCTCTCCTACCGGCAGGATCAACTGCCCTTGTTTGAGGATGAGCGAAGGAAGGCGTTCATGGTGCATGCCATGGATGTTGTGAACGACCGGTTTGGCGACTTCACAGTGACGTTCGGCAGCTTGCTGGCGGGGAAAGAAAAGAAAGGCTCATTCGTTATCTCCCCGGCCTGGCGGCCGGATGGGATCAGAAATGTCGCCGTGAAGTAA